The following are from one region of the Oncorhynchus tshawytscha isolate Ot180627B linkage group LG24, Otsh_v2.0, whole genome shotgun sequence genome:
- the LOC112223332 gene encoding probable E3 ubiquitin-protein ligase TRIML1, with the protein MKKLSAKQTEIIKKSSAMKESIKKKYEDIQRVLNEDLRITLTQLEMEERATVTALEDLMENNCIIIQEIEQDLARLTTELAQKDIILPDTMDTEIEGRVMDLLSRTDPSKVSLDEPKADQILTLTNNMLLLIHSQTPITKRLIKSYSTEVSLDPETAHPKLVISLHGDSVTYTDTWQELPELPGRFDTTLNVISLQGFSSGRHYWEIDVAGKTYWELGLTYPTISRKGRAEDCWLGRGSDSWAMEFFDGEYTAWHGGVPHQLPVTKHLSRIGVLCSFPAGQVSFLGADSMTPLFSFCVGAFKDCLHLALCPGHDHNGTNAKPILICNAPPTPSSIQNAQEC; encoded by the exons ATGAAGAAACTAAGTGCAAAGCAAACTGAAATCATT AAAAAGTCCTCAGCGATGAAGGAGAGTATAAAGAAGAAGTATGAGGACATCCAGAGGGTTCTGAATGAGGACCTCAGGATAACTCTGACCCagctggagatggaggagagagctaCAGTCACAGCCCTGGAGGACCTGATGGAAAATAATTGTATCATCATCCAGGAGATAGAGCAGGATCTGGCCAGGCTCACCACTGAGCTGGCCCAGAAGGACATTATTCTGCCTGATACAATG GACACAGAGATAGAAGGCAG agTGATGGATCTGCTGAGCAGGACAGACCCAAGCAAAGTGAGCCTGGATGAGCCTAAAGCTGACCAAATTCTCACCCTCACCAACAATATGCTGCTACTCATCCACTCCCAGACCCCCATTACCAAGAGACTCATCAAGAGCT ATTCTACAGAGGTGTCCCTGGACCCAGAGACAGCGCACCCCAAGCTGGTCATCTCCCTGCACGGTGACAGTGTCACCTACACAGACACCTGGCAGGAACTACCAGAGCTCCCAGGACGCTTTGACACCACCCTCAACGTGATCAGCCTGCAGGGCTTCAGCTCCGGGCGTCACTACTGGGAGATAGATGTGGCTGGGAAGACTTACTGGGAGCTGGGCCTCACCTACCCCACCATCTCCCGCAAGGGCCGGGCTGAGGACTGCTGGCTGGGTCGCGGCTCTGACTCCTGGGCCATGGAATTCTTTGACGGGGAGTACACAGCCTGGCACGGTGGGGTGCCCCACCAGCTGCCTGTCACGAAACACTTAAGCCGTATTGGGGTCCTGTGTAGTTTCCCAGCGGGCCAAGTGTCTTTCCTGGGGGCGGACAGCATGACCCCTCTGTTCTCGTTTTGTGTGGGGGCGTTCAAGGACTGTCTCCACCTGGCATTGTGCCCAGGTCACGACCACAACGGTACGAACGCCAAACCAATTTTGATCTGTAACGCACCTCCAACTCCTAGTTCTATCCAGAATGCCCAAGAATGCTGA